The Ictalurus punctatus breed USDA103 chromosome 9, Coco_2.0, whole genome shotgun sequence genome contains a region encoding:
- the zfp36l1a gene encoding mRNA decay activator protein ZFP36L1a, with protein MTTAVVPPLFDFSEVINNKNNKMLNYNNNILGAPHTMPVPCTGVNLTISNPTGSLLDRKAVGTPSIGGVYQRRHSVTLPSSKLNQNQFLSNGKADLALVGPGMGNSSNKENRLRDRSFSETGDRLMQKCTGSGGTGSSQVNSSRYKTELCRPFEENGACKYGDKCQFAHGIHELRSLSRHPKYKTELCRTFHTIGFCPYGPRCHFIHNAEERRGPPAAPSPLSTSNKLERPRLQHSYSFAGFPSSGGLRDSPTSVTPPPMFSPDELSEWPSSNPFTYSSQELVNLFGPSLSSGSGADHTVHAPSSPSNTPYSFRPMSESPHLFESPSSQPDSLSDQEGYQSSSGGSLSGSESPILDTTRRLPIFSRLSISDD; from the coding sequence AACAACAAAATGCTGAATTACAATAACAACATACTTGGTGCTCCGCACACCATGCCTGTGCCCTGCACTGGTGTGAATCTGACCATCTCCAACCCCACTGGGAGCCTGCTGGACAGGAAGGCTGTGGGGACACCCTCCATTGGTGGGGTTTACCAACGACGGCACTCGGTCACTTTGCCTAGCAGCAAGCTCAACCAGAACCAGTTCCTGAGCAATGGGAAAGCAGATCTGGCGTTGGTAGGCCCTGGGATGggcaacagcagcaacaaagAGAACCGACTTCGAGATCGTTCTTTCTCAGAGACCGGGGACCGTCTGATGCAGAAGTGCACCGGATCTGGCGGCACTGGAAGCAGTCAGGTTAACTCAAGCCGCTATAAAACAGAGCTGTGCAGGCCATTTGAAGAGAATGGTGCATGCAAGTACGGTGACAAGTGCCAGTTTGCCCATGGCATTCACGAGCTCCGCAGCCTTAGCCGCCACCCCAAGTACAAGACAGAACTCTGCCGCACCTTCCATACCATTGGCTTCTGCCCATATGGGCCACGCTGCCACTTTATCCACAATGCAGAAGAGCGCCGTGGACCTCCAGCTGCCCCATCCCCACTCTCCACATCCAACAAGCTGGAAAGGCCACGGCTCCAGCACAGTTACAGTTTCGCAGGATTTCCCAGCTCTGGAGGCCTAAGAGACAGCCCCACCTCTGTCACACCTCCACCAATGTTCTCTCCAGACGAACTGTCTGAGTGGCCCAGCAGCAATCCCTTCACTTACTCCAGCCAGGAGCTGGTCAATCTCTTTGGTCCCAGCTTGAGCAGTGGTTCTGGTGCTGATCACACTGTCCATGCACCATCCTCTCCATCCAACACCCCTTACTCTTTTAGGCCCATGTCTGAGTCTCCCCACCTCTTTGAGTCTCCGTCCAGTCAGCCAGACTCCCTCTCTGACCAGGAGGGCTACCAGAGCAGCTCAGGAGGGAGCCTGAGTGGCTCAGAATCACCTATCCTTGATACCACCCGCCGACTGCCCATCTTCAGCAGGCTGTCCATCTCGGATGATTAA